The following are from one region of the Sulfitobacter pontiacus genome:
- a CDS encoding ABC transporter substrate-binding protein, producing the protein MLTLRPTLKQSRGLAASLMTTAALLVPAASFAQEETTITAVMHSGLRVLDPVITTAHITRDHAYMIYDVLTAVDENFTPQPQMASWETSDDGLVYTFTLRDGLVFHDGAPVTGADVVASLTRWGKRDSGGQLIFDVTESLEATDDKTVVWTLTKPFGPLIDVISKQSAVPPFIMPARVAETSADETITEYIGSGPFVFDQDAYEPGVSVTYEKFDDYVPRDEPASWMAGGKVVNVDKVVWTTMPDALTALNALSAGEIDYLEQVQIDLMPILSGNEDVVVEKRDDLGYVTIGRPNFLHAPFDNKLVRQAAMAALDQESMLATMQGDPEYYKVCGAIFGCSTPLGDEAGSDLLTGGANTERAKELLEEAGYDGTPIVLMAPTDVISLNNQPVVAAQALREAGFEVDMQSMDWQSVVQRRAQQSPVAEGGWNLFFTNWMVPEVSDPLVNVMLNGRGDDGWFGWPDDPEIEAMRTEYVSASDDATKKEIATRIQEHVMDNVNYLMMGEYIIPQARRSNIEDMIPSPVPVFWNMTKAAE; encoded by the coding sequence ATGCTGACTTTACGACCCACATTGAAACAAAGCCGGGGGCTGGCGGCGTCGCTGATGACCACGGCTGCGCTGCTGGTGCCTGCCGCGAGCTTCGCGCAGGAAGAAACCACGATCACGGCGGTCATGCACTCGGGCCTGCGGGTGCTGGATCCGGTGATCACCACGGCGCACATCACACGTGACCACGCCTATATGATCTATGACGTGCTGACGGCGGTGGACGAGAATTTCACCCCGCAGCCGCAGATGGCAAGCTGGGAGACATCCGACGACGGGCTGGTCTATACGTTCACCCTGCGCGACGGGCTGGTTTTCCACGATGGCGCGCCTGTGACCGGTGCCGATGTTGTTGCCTCTCTGACCCGTTGGGGCAAGCGCGACAGCGGCGGGCAGTTGATCTTTGACGTGACCGAAAGCCTTGAGGCGACCGATGACAAGACCGTTGTCTGGACGCTGACCAAGCCCTTTGGCCCGCTGATCGACGTGATTTCCAAGCAATCCGCGGTGCCGCCGTTCATCATGCCGGCGCGTGTTGCCGAAACCTCTGCCGATGAGACGATCACGGAATACATCGGCTCCGGCCCCTTTGTGTTTGATCAGGACGCCTATGAGCCCGGCGTGTCGGTGACCTATGAAAAGTTCGACGACTATGTGCCGCGCGACGAGCCCGCATCCTGGATGGCAGGCGGCAAGGTCGTGAATGTGGACAAGGTTGTCTGGACCACGATGCCCGACGCGCTGACCGCGCTGAATGCGCTGTCCGCAGGCGAGATCGACTATCTTGAGCAGGTCCAGATCGACCTGATGCCGATCCTGTCGGGCAACGAGGATGTCGTCGTCGAGAAACGCGATGATCTGGGCTATGTCACCATCGGGCGTCCGAACTTCTTGCATGCACCGTTTGACAACAAGCTGGTGCGTCAGGCGGCGATGGCGGCGCTGGATCAGGAATCCATGCTGGCGACGATGCAGGGTGATCCTGAATACTACAAAGTCTGTGGCGCGATCTTTGGCTGTTCTACCCCCTTGGGAGACGAGGCGGGATCTGACTTGCTGACCGGTGGCGCGAATACCGAGCGTGCCAAGGAACTGCTGGAAGAAGCGGGCTATGACGGGACGCCGATTGTCCTGATGGCCCCGACCGATGTGATCAGCCTGAACAACCAGCCTGTGGTTGCAGCCCAAGCGCTGCGCGAGGCGGGGTTCGAGGTCGATATGCAGTCGATGGACTGGCAGTCGGTCGTGCAACGCCGCGCACAGCAGTCGCCGGTGGCCGAGGGCGGGTGGAACCTGTTCTTCACCAACTGGATGGTGCCCGAAGTCTCTGACCCGCTGGTCAACGTGATGTTGAACGGCCGCGGCGATGATGGCTGGTTCGGCTGGCCCGATGACCCCGAGATCGAAGCCATGCGGACCGAGTATGTCTCGGCCAGCGACGACGCGACCAAGAAAGAGATCGCGACGCGTATTCAGGAGCATGTGATGGACAACGTGAACTATCTGATGATGGGCGAATACATCATCCCGCAGGCGCGTCGGTCCAATATCGAAGACATGATCCCGTCGCCGGTGCCGGTGTTCTGGAACATGACCAAAGCGGCAGAGTGA
- a CDS encoding M81 family metallopeptidase — MRVAMAGFLHETNTFAPEPADMAAFKAGGGYVPMVGGPAMIDAFQEVNLGMTGALKVARDSGWDVVPVLWAGAIPSAPVTQDAFDTILGEILDGLRAAGPLDGVFLDLHGAMVATHHHDGEGEIARQVRALVGPDVPIAAALDLHGNISEEFVNTVDVLAGFRTYPHIDMADTGAAAARLLDHVMRTGTRPAKAFRRMSYLVPIPFQTTDMQPAKGLYENLTEVEAQGALSASLFMGFPAADIADCGPTAVAYAKTQAAADAAADAVADAYAAAESEFDNDTFTPDAVVAYALRAAKGAGQGPVVIADTQDNPGAGGVSATTGMLRALIDADAQDAAIGLIVDPHSAAQAHELGEGARAVFRIGGHPGLPDDSPVEVEAVVEMLSEGKVKATGPYYGGTMLDLGASACLRIGGVRVAVTTRIAQMADREMFRFVGIVPETQKIVVVKSSTHFRADFTPSAREIIVARAPGPMPFDPADLPFTRLREGLRLSPNGPVFGAARAAAARPDTGGSTGGVQI, encoded by the coding sequence ATGCGCGTCGCCATGGCCGGATTTCTTCATGAAACCAATACCTTTGCGCCCGAGCCTGCGGATATGGCGGCCTTCAAGGCCGGTGGCGGTTATGTCCCTATGGTGGGTGGCCCCGCGATGATCGACGCCTTTCAGGAAGTGAACCTTGGCATGACCGGTGCGTTGAAGGTCGCGAGGGATTCGGGTTGGGATGTGGTGCCTGTTCTTTGGGCGGGGGCTATTCCATCGGCACCTGTGACGCAGGATGCGTTCGACACTATTCTGGGCGAGATTCTGGACGGGCTACGTGCCGCCGGGCCGTTGGATGGTGTGTTTCTGGACTTGCACGGCGCGATGGTGGCGACGCATCACCATGACGGGGAGGGCGAGATCGCCCGTCAGGTACGCGCATTGGTGGGGCCGGATGTGCCGATTGCCGCCGCGTTGGACCTGCATGGCAATATCTCGGAAGAGTTTGTGAACACGGTGGATGTGCTCGCAGGGTTCCGCACCTATCCGCATATCGATATGGCCGATACCGGTGCCGCAGCGGCGCGGTTGCTGGATCATGTGATGCGGACCGGCACGCGCCCGGCCAAAGCGTTCCGTCGCATGTCCTATCTGGTGCCGATCCCGTTTCAGACGACGGATATGCAGCCGGCCAAGGGATTGTATGAAAACCTGACAGAGGTTGAGGCGCAAGGCGCACTGTCAGCGTCGCTGTTCATGGGCTTTCCGGCGGCGGATATTGCCGATTGTGGCCCCACGGCGGTAGCCTATGCCAAGACTCAAGCGGCGGCGGATGCCGCAGCAGATGCGGTGGCGGATGCCTATGCCGCTGCCGAATCCGAGTTCGACAATGATACATTTACCCCCGACGCGGTGGTTGCCTATGCGTTGCGCGCGGCAAAAGGGGCAGGGCAGGGGCCTGTGGTGATTGCAGATACCCAAGACAACCCCGGTGCGGGTGGGGTGTCTGCCACGACGGGGATGTTGCGGGCCTTGATTGATGCTGATGCCCAAGACGCGGCGATCGGGCTGATCGTAGACCCGCATTCCGCCGCCCAAGCCCATGAGTTGGGGGAGGGCGCGCGCGCTGTCTTCCGCATTGGCGGGCACCCCGGTCTGCCCGACGATAGCCCCGTCGAGGTCGAGGCCGTTGTCGAAATGCTGTCGGAGGGCAAAGTGAAAGCCACCGGCCCATATTACGGTGGGACGATGCTGGATCTTGGGGCCTCGGCCTGTTTGCGCATCGGTGGCGTGCGGGTGGCTGTCACAACGCGGATTGCGCAGATGGCCGACCGCGAGATGTTCCGCTTTGTCGGGATCGTCCCAGAGACGCAGAAGATTGTCGTCGTCAAAAGCTCTACCCATTTTCGGGCCGATTTCACCCCGAGTGCGCGCGAGATTATTGTCGCGCGTGCCCCCGGCCCCATGCCGTTCGACCCCGCAGACCTGCCCTTTACGCGGTTGCGTGAGGGGTTGCGGCTTTCTCCTAACGGTCCCGTTTTCGGGGCCGCGCGTGCGGCTGCTGCACGCCCCGATACCGGCGGATCAACCGGCGGTGTCCAAATATAA
- a CDS encoding IclR family transcriptional regulator has translation MRSAARAIHVLSAFHEADGPLSLSDIATKAEIDRSAAQRLVHTLMTLGHIRRSPDDRGYLPGLRLLDHTHDTLRLDPVVQVATPVILEMRKSIAERIDFSLYDETRVIYALRMQSKRETFYATLVGHSVPTYCTAGGRATLCALPPEEAREIINRFPLHSYTSYTNVDPDSIMNSLEQARRDGFAQVQNEFVLGEVAIGVPVVNRQGRPLGAIHIAGSLSEWSAEDFARRAAPIAQEAARAISGSF, from the coding sequence GTGCGCTCCGCCGCCCGCGCCATCCATGTGCTCAGCGCGTTTCACGAGGCCGACGGCCCGCTCAGCCTGTCAGACATCGCCACGAAGGCAGAGATCGACCGATCTGCTGCGCAACGTCTTGTGCATACGCTCATGACATTGGGACACATCCGGCGCAGCCCCGATGACCGCGGCTACCTGCCCGGATTGCGCTTGCTCGACCACACCCACGACACCCTGCGTCTGGACCCCGTGGTGCAGGTCGCCACCCCCGTTATCCTCGAGATGCGCAAATCCATCGCCGAACGGATCGACTTCAGCCTCTATGATGAAACCCGCGTAATCTATGCCCTGCGCATGCAAAGCAAACGCGAGACCTTCTACGCCACGCTTGTGGGCCATAGCGTCCCCACCTATTGCACCGCAGGCGGCCGCGCGACCCTCTGCGCCCTGCCCCCGGAAGAAGCGCGTGAGATCATCAATCGCTTCCCGCTGCACAGCTATACCTCTTACACCAACGTGGACCCCGACAGCATCATGAACAGTCTCGAACAGGCCCGTAGAGACGGATTTGCGCAAGTCCAGAATGAATTCGTCTTGGGCGAAGTCGCCATTGGTGTGCCCGTCGTCAACCGTCAGGGCCGTCCCTTGGGGGCCATCCACATCGCCGGCTCGCTCTCTGAATGGAGCGCCGAAGACTTCGCCCGCCGCGCCGCCCCCATCGCCCAAGAAGCCGCCCGCGCCATCAGTGGCAGTTTCTAG